Genomic DNA from Paenibacillus donghaensis:
AATGATTCATCAGGGTCTTGAGCTTGATGTCGCCGTGCGGCATGTTTTTCCGGATGTTCAGCTTGGCGAGATTGCCGATTATGACACGATCCAGGCGCTTGTTCGATCGCTGTTGGTTAAGCGCGGACACCTGATTACCGGCAAAGCGTTCGGGCTGGTCTGCGCCGATATTCTGGTTAGCGCGGTGCGCAACTACCTGGGCTTCCGGATTTCAGCAGACGAAGCCCAGGCTGGAGCCGGATTGCCGGAGAACGTGAATGAAACGGGAACGTCGAGCGGGAAAGAGTCCGTGCGCACCGAAGAGAGCATGACGGCCCGTAAACCACCGCATCCACTGGTTGCGGAGCTTGCGGCGCGTCTGGCCGGGGAGCTTGGCATCGTGTTCACAAGTGAGGATATCGCCTATCTTCAGCGTACTGTCATGGAGCAAAATCTGTTCTACGCCGGGGGCGAGGCCGGGCCGCGCGACCGGGAAGCGGCCGATGTTTTTTACGATGCGCTGCGGACATGGGCGGGGCTTGATTTGGGGGCTTACGGGGAGTTTAACTCCCGCTTCCTTTTTTATCTCAATCAGCTCAATCAGCGAGTGGACAACGGGCATGATTACACCAACTTCTTCAAGCGGCAGACCAACCGGCTGTTTCCGCTAACGGCGAGCGTGGTGGCGCATTGTGGAGCGCTCTTGCATGACCGGGGATTTCGTTATTCGGAGGCCGAATTGGCTTATATCGTCCTGGTGTTGGGGAACCGGTTCGAGGTGGAGCATCCGGAATTGCGCGTGCTGCTCATTTCGGACGAGCATACAGCGCTGGTCGGCTGGATCGAGGCGGAGCTGCACCGGACACTTGGCGACACTATGTTGGAAGTCACCTCTATGCCGAGATATTTGTACGAGGAGAACAAGAGAGAAGCGGCAGGGCGCTTCGACCTGGCATTGACTACGGAGCCGATCGCCGCTGACGCCGACATGGAGACGATATTTGTCTATTCCTTGCTGGGAGAGACGGAGACCAGGCTGCTGCGCGTTCAACTGGATCATTACTTGCGTCGGCACGAGAAGAACCGGCTGAAAGCGATCGAACGCAGGTTAATCGGCCCTTCCCGCTTTCGGCTGCTGGTGGAGGCGGGAGGCTTGGAGCGGGGGATAGCCGAGTTGCTGGGAGGTGACGGCTGCTGCGGCTTGGAGCCGGAGACGCTGCTGCAATCCCATATGATTCCAACCGATGTGCGCATCGCTTATATATCCGTGTTGACGCAAGGAGGCGGCTCATCAATCCATATCGG
This window encodes:
- a CDS encoding BglG family transcription antiterminator, giving the protein MFTKRQKIMLSYIYCAKEELRIDILAEIIHVSVQTARSELEKINDILPQIGAHIVMTARGGCLIAEEDREPIFHLLQSTATVDKSNIENHAVWERIIASIGMLVFERDYVSMEELAERLYVSKSTMNLDISEVKRIIGRTAGVSLHISKTSGLKIQGKETEIRYLLSKMIHQGLELDVAVRHVFPDVQLGEIADYDTIQALVRSLLVKRGHLITGKAFGLVCADILVSAVRNYLGFRISADEAQAGAGLPENVNETGTSSGKESVRTEESMTARKPPHPLVAELAARLAGELGIVFTSEDIAYLQRTVMEQNLFYAGGEAGPRDREAADVFYDALRTWAGLDLGAYGEFNSRFLFYLNQLNQRVDNGHDYTNFFKRQTNRLFPLTASVVAHCGALLHDRGFRYSEAELAYIVLVLGNRFEVEHPELRVLLISDEHTALVGWIEAELHRTLGDTMLEVTSMPRYLYEENKREAAGRFDLALTTEPIAADADMETIFVYSLLGETETRLLRVQLDHYLRRHEKNRLKAIERRLIGPSRFRLLVEAGGLERGIAELLGGDGCCGLEPETLLQSHMIPTDVRIAYISVLTQGGGSSIHIGKLSKPVVHKAKTLHTLIVSVFDSADRAEAASFYRCVCYLLDPRHGDRWGKIKNYTDFVGAFFE